One window of the Klebsiella oxytoca genome contains the following:
- a CDS encoding LysR substrate-binding domain-containing protein yields the protein MADWTQKLKLHHLQMLVALGEQGNLTQVAKMMNITQPALSKWLSQFEDEVGMILFERHSKGLRPTEGGKLLLQHAQRLINDMSRSQYEIERFKQGGQVGSLMIGCSPVATDCVSQAILDLLNEMPTLHLNIEEKVMTPLLNDLLAGVVDVVVGRVGGRALELPLSYRVLYTEPVCFVARTDHPLAQRSQLSWADLAPWRWIVWPTGTPIRLSIDNALVDNGVMLPENTIESASMNVTSNLLQSSDMVSILSLRLAQRYAAQRQLAILNLPRIEQKGSVGVFWRKSEVPSLALSRFLHCLSLQSSV from the coding sequence ATGGCAGACTGGACGCAGAAACTGAAGCTGCATCATTTACAAATGCTGGTCGCGCTGGGGGAGCAAGGCAATCTCACGCAGGTTGCTAAAATGATGAATATCACTCAGCCCGCGCTTTCCAAATGGCTAAGCCAGTTCGAAGACGAAGTCGGCATGATTTTGTTCGAACGCCACAGCAAAGGCCTGCGCCCCACTGAAGGTGGCAAACTGCTGCTTCAGCACGCCCAGCGGCTAATCAACGATATGTCGCGTTCGCAGTATGAAATTGAGCGCTTCAAACAGGGTGGACAGGTGGGAAGCCTGATGATCGGCTGTTCGCCGGTAGCGACCGACTGCGTCTCGCAGGCGATCCTCGATCTGCTCAATGAGATGCCCACCCTGCACCTTAATATCGAAGAGAAAGTGATGACGCCGCTGCTCAACGACCTCCTTGCCGGAGTGGTTGATGTCGTTGTTGGCCGAGTCGGCGGCCGGGCGCTGGAGCTGCCGCTGAGCTATCGGGTTCTTTACACCGAACCGGTGTGCTTTGTCGCCCGCACCGATCACCCGCTGGCGCAAAGATCGCAATTAAGCTGGGCCGATCTCGCCCCCTGGCGCTGGATTGTCTGGCCCACCGGCACGCCGATTCGTTTGAGCATCGACAACGCGCTGGTCGATAACGGCGTGATGCTGCCGGAGAACACCATCGAGTCGGCATCGATGAACGTAACCAGTAACCTGCTGCAGAGCAGCGATATGGTTTCGATTCTCTCATTGCGCCTGGCGCAGCGCTACGCGGCCCAGCGCCAGCTGGCGATACTTAATTTGCCGCGTATAGAACAAAAAGGTAGCGTTGGGGTGTTCTGGCGAAAAAGCGAAGTGCCGTCGCTGGCGCTGAGCCGGTTTCTCCACTGCCTGTCCCTGCAATCGTCGGTCTGA
- a CDS encoding CidA/LrgA family protein, which translates to MNKSLIIVWQYLRAFVLIYACLYAGIFISSLLPIAIPGSIIGMLILFFLLALQIMPPQWVNPGCSILIRYMALLFVPIGVGVMQYWDLLRAQFGPVVVSCAISTLVVFLVVSWSSHLVHGERKVVGQKGSEK; encoded by the coding sequence ATGAATAAATCACTGATTATTGTCTGGCAGTATCTGCGCGCTTTCGTGCTGATCTACGCCTGCTTATATGCGGGCATTTTTATCTCTTCGCTTCTGCCCATTGCTATTCCCGGCAGCATTATCGGCATGCTGATTTTGTTCTTTCTGCTGGCGCTGCAGATCATGCCTCCACAGTGGGTTAACCCCGGATGCAGCATCCTGATTCGCTATATGGCGCTGCTGTTTGTCCCTATCGGCGTGGGCGTCATGCAGTATTGGGATTTACTGCGCGCGCAGTTTGGCCCGGTAGTGGTGTCCTGCGCGATAAGCACGCTGGTAGTCTTTTTAGTGGTCAGCTGGAGCTCACATCTGGTTCACGGTGAGCGCAAAGTGGTTGGGCAAAAAGGAAGTGAAAAATGA